A window of the Planococcus citri chromosome 4, ihPlaCitr1.1, whole genome shotgun sequence genome harbors these coding sequences:
- the LOC135844037 gene encoding beta-1,4-galactosyltransferase 1-like, with product MSRINILGLILRHHKFKLFLLFLTLLVLFNTLLYTQFFTVFEVIPQNKVLSNLVADKNRNSTLVNCTFHTFDSSRLHYPDINVPDDLNSWAKKLNISKGEWKPHDCTALFYVAIIIPYRNREEHLKIFLYNIHPFLQKQNVHYRIYVIEQSDPLNFNRGKLFNIGYIEALKDHTYPCFIFHDIDLLPQNYNNIYACTRYPRHMSSSIDKFRYQVPYDRNFGGVTAILSEQYRQVNGFANSFYGWGGEDDDFFNRVRISSLRVSRFAQELSRYASLPHKLAEPTGDRFDKLNRGVYTYSKDGLNSLSYQVASKSFNMTHVHVSVYT from the coding sequence ATGTCTCGTATAAATATTTTAGGTTTAATTCTAAGGCATCATAAATTTAAGttgtttcttttatttttaactCTTCTAGTATTATTTAATACGCTTTTATATACTCAGTTCTTTACAGTATTTGAGGTTATCCCTCAGAACAAAGTATTATCCAATCTAGTCGCCGATAAAAATCGTAACAGCACGTTAGTCAATTGTACTTTTCATACTTTTGATTCAAGTAGATTGCATTACCCTGACATCAATGTACCAGATGACTTGAACTCGTGGGCCAAAAAGCTCAACATTAGTAAAGGAGAATGGAAACCTCACGATTGCACCGCTTTGTTTTACGTCGCCATCATAATACCTTACCGGAACCGCGAAGAGCATCTGAAAATCTTCCTTTACAACATTCATCCTTTTCTACAAAAACAAAACGTACATTACCGAATCTACGTTATCGAACAATCAGATCCACTGAATTTCAATCgaggaaaattattcaatatcgGATACATCGAAGCTCTAAAAGATCACACCTATCCGTGTTTTATATTTCACGACATCGATTTACTCCCtcaaaattacaataatatttACGCTTGTACGCGGTATCCTCGTCATATGTCATCCAGCATTGACAAATTCCGATATCAGGTTCCTTACGATCGTAATTTTGGCGGAGTTACTGCTATTTTGAGCGAACAATATCGTCAAGTGAACGGATTCGCCAATTCTTTTTATGGCTGGGGTGGTGAAGATGACGATTTCTTTAATCGTGTGCGAATATCTAGTCTTCGAGTCAGTAGATTCGCTCAAGAGTTATCTCGATATGCTAGTTTGCCTCATAAATTAGCTGAGCCCACTGGCGATCGTTTTGATAAACTTAATAGAGGCGTATATACTTATTCTAAAGATGGTCTCAATTCATTGAGTTATCAAGTTGCTTCTAAGAGTTTTAATATGACTCATGTTCATGTATCAGTTTATACTTGA
- the LOC135844972 gene encoding uncharacterized protein LOC135844972, producing MATTSVPVTLEKNADDVPLHTLDYGKLLNKGLKVEIADKLDLMFKKDLLTFSDLDDRVFEGMRESPINEVLDILSQLSKMNHGHFSKEEYLKEVFFKYGPNPAVMAHVLEDSDDFTHIVTSSERTITVFEENPERKNEGYEIFCINIPKRVFEDELLELFNDSGRKEILEIKLMMDRTTNYNCGIAFIIYAEKEAAEEMLKKMDNYEIRAGQKLKVRLTVPDRRQLFVKKSSGDRIKNLFDQCNELRGGLKEITCDGDNTSLLFNTEKCAVLAKNKLSINGMIVDWAKSKEFPFETNNVHVCQVSSLLSYCSCVGEILSEISSLKKEILQCIEIETDKAIIDDAKKKNRIKYACHSLRIENLNTDEQSQINIQNATDYAVARMNSEMDDDRASCNFEVKTLLDLHKILEPGIDKSGIFRDDEDYVYINGIYDIPLYPSPVESIHEEIEECIQLLNKALNTDSDESAVLMAITAKTKFCIIHPFVDGNGRASRALFSAVLEKRNFPAIVIPILESTRYYEALKVAHVSDSQDFTLIYRYLCECVRNSLQEYLKNLML from the exons ATGGCGACTACTTCGGTTCCTGttacattggaaaaaaatgcagaCGATGTTCCACTGCACACTTTGGATTATGGCAAGTTGTTAAATAAAGGATTGAAGGTTGAGATTGCTGATAAACTGGACCTCATGTTTAAGAAAG actTACTGACTTTCTCTGATCTTGACGATCGCGTTTTCGAAGGCATGAGAGAATCTCCAATTAATGAGGTATTAGACATCTTATCACAGCTCTCAAAGATGAATCATGGACATTTCTCGAAGGAAGAATATctaaaagaagttttttttaaatacggaCCCAATCCGGCAGTGATGGCG CATGTATTAGAAGACAGCGATGATTTTACCCACATAGTAACATCTAGCGAGAGAACTATTACAGTGTTTGAAGAGAACCCCGAGAGGAAGAATGAAGGTTATGAA ATATTTTGTATAAATATCCCTAAGAGAGTGTTCGAGGACGAACTTTTGGAACTATTTAATGATAGTGGTAGAAAAGAAATattggaaataaaattaatgatgGATAGGACAACAAATTACAATTGCGGTATTGCGTTCATCATATATGCCGAAAAAGAGGCTGCCGaagaaatgttaaaaaaa ATGGATAATTATGAAATCCGCGCAGGACAGAAATTAAAAGTGAGATTGACTGTGCCAGATCGCCGTCaacttttcgtaaaaaaatcatcaggagatcgaatcaaaaatttgtttgaccAGTGCAATGAGTTGAGAG GTGGATTAAAGGAGATAACGTGTGACGGAGATAATACATCTTTACTTTTCAACACAGAAAAATGTGCTGTATTGGCGAAAAACAAGTTATCAATTAATGGAATGATCGTAGATTGGGCAAAATCCAAAG AATTTCCATTTGAGACGAATAATGTTCATGTTTGTCAAGTGTCCTCGTTATTGTCGTATTGCTCTTGTG TTGGTGAAATATTGAGCGAGATTTCTTCACTCAAGAAAGAAATTCTGCagtgtattgaaattgaaacggaTAAGGCAATAATTGATGATGCGAAGAAGAAGAATAGGATAAAG TATGCATGTCATTCGCttcgaatagaaaatttgaatacagACGAACAATCTCAGATCAACATCCAAAATGCAACTGATTATGCTGTAGCCCGCATGAACTCAGAAATGGACGACGATAG GGCCTCATGTAATTTCGAGGTGAAAACATTATTggatttgcacaaaattttggaacctgGAATCGATAAATCTGGAATCTTCCGTGATGACGAAGATTATGTTTATATAAATGGGATCTACGATATTCCGTTATACCCATCTCCTGTAGAAAGCATTCATGAGGAAATTGAAGAATGTATCCAATTACTAAATAAAGCTCTAAATACGGATTCTGATGAAAGCGCCGTTTTGATGGCCATCACGGCGAAAACTAAGTTCTGCATAATCCATCCGTTTGTGGATGGTAATGGCAGAGCTAGCCGGGCTTTATTCAGcgctgttttggaaaaaaggaaTTTTCCAGCGATCGTGATCCCAATTTTAGAATCGACAAG ataCTACGAGGCTTTAAAAGTGGCCCATGTTTCTGATTCTCAAGATTTTACATTAATTTATAGGTATTTATGCGAATGTGTTCGCAATTCGTTACAGGAGTATCTGAAAAATCTAAtgctatga
- the LOC135842461 gene encoding inositol polyphosphate multikinase-like isoform X2, translated as MFEKYISKMNVMDEDSMDSISYIFPDNVTPFVNQVAGHEFTKAKPTIGMMKHSDGYVLKPVPHPVYGPREINFYKTLETTCDPLLKDLKQYIPQYLGTTTIELDNKDVRCICMEDITKDFKLPCVMDVKIGVQTWEPDASLEKIKVERVKYAACKKRWGFSIPGFQYYNVSDGSFVRRGKDFGKRMSAQEAIQALYSYINAEVGIKYGLVASILDQLKKIHSWFRRQRHFLFFSSSILLAYDAENLKIFLDEGVTWGDGESVVNTEHDPKISVCMIDFAHVLPNLQHEADVNYLTSLENLIHVFEDLSSLYALHS; from the exons ATGTTCGAGAAATACATTTCCAAGATGAATGTTATGGACGAAGATAGTATGGATAGCATCAGCTACATTTTTCCTGATAACGTAACGCCTTTTGTCAATCAAGTAGCTGGACACGAATTCACCAAAGCGAAACCAACTATTG GTATGATGAAGCATTCGGACGGATATGTTTTAAAACCAGTTCCTCATCCTGTGTACGGTCCTCGTGAAATAAATTTCTATAAAACTCTAGAAACTACATGTGATCCACTGCTGAAAGATCTGAAACAATATATTCCTCAGTATTTAGGCACGACTACTATCGAATTAGATAACAAAG ATGTCAGATGTATATGCATGGAAGATATTACTAAAGACTTCAAATTACCATGTGTGATGGATGTGAAAATAGGTGTTCAAACATGGGAGCCAGACGCATCtctagaaaaaattaaagtcgAAAGA GTGAAATATGCGGCGTGTAAAAAACGCTGGGGATTTAGTATTCCTGGCTTTCAATATTATAACGTCAGCGATGGCAGTTTCGTCAGACGTGGAAAAGATTTCGGTAAACGAATGAGTGCGCAAGAAGCCATTCAAG cTTTGTATTCGTATATAAATGCCGAAGTAGGCATCAAGTACGGACTGGTGGCCAGTATATTGGATCAATTAAAGAAGATACATTCGTGGTTCCGTCGTCAAAGGCATTTCTTATTCTTTTCGAGTTCGATATTGTTGGCCTACGATgcggaaaacttgaaaatcttcCTCGACGAAGGTGTTACGTGGGGCGACGGCGAATCTGTCGTGAATACCGAACACGATCCCAAAATATCCGTTTGTATGATCGATTTCGCGCACGTTTTACCAAATCTGCAACACGAGGCGGATGTTAATTATTTAACcagtttagaaaatttgataCACGTTTTCGAAGATCTTTCTAGCTTATACGCGTTGCACAGCTAA
- the LOC135842461 gene encoding inositol polyphosphate multikinase-like isoform X1, translated as MTISCPQFSGMFEKYISKMNVMDEDSMDSISYIFPDNVTPFVNQVAGHEFTKAKPTIGMMKHSDGYVLKPVPHPVYGPREINFYKTLETTCDPLLKDLKQYIPQYLGTTTIELDNKDVRCICMEDITKDFKLPCVMDVKIGVQTWEPDASLEKIKVERVKYAACKKRWGFSIPGFQYYNVSDGSFVRRGKDFGKRMSAQEAIQALYSYINAEVGIKYGLVASILDQLKKIHSWFRRQRHFLFFSSSILLAYDAENLKIFLDEGVTWGDGESVVNTEHDPKISVCMIDFAHVLPNLQHEADVNYLTSLENLIHVFEDLSSLYALHS; from the exons ATGACTATTTCCTGCCCTCAATTTTCAGGAATGTTCGAGAAATACATTTCCAAGATGAATGTTATGGACGAAGATAGTATGGATAGCATCAGCTACATTTTTCCTGATAACGTAACGCCTTTTGTCAATCAAGTAGCTGGACACGAATTCACCAAAGCGAAACCAACTATTG GTATGATGAAGCATTCGGACGGATATGTTTTAAAACCAGTTCCTCATCCTGTGTACGGTCCTCGTGAAATAAATTTCTATAAAACTCTAGAAACTACATGTGATCCACTGCTGAAAGATCTGAAACAATATATTCCTCAGTATTTAGGCACGACTACTATCGAATTAGATAACAAAG ATGTCAGATGTATATGCATGGAAGATATTACTAAAGACTTCAAATTACCATGTGTGATGGATGTGAAAATAGGTGTTCAAACATGGGAGCCAGACGCATCtctagaaaaaattaaagtcgAAAGA GTGAAATATGCGGCGTGTAAAAAACGCTGGGGATTTAGTATTCCTGGCTTTCAATATTATAACGTCAGCGATGGCAGTTTCGTCAGACGTGGAAAAGATTTCGGTAAACGAATGAGTGCGCAAGAAGCCATTCAAG cTTTGTATTCGTATATAAATGCCGAAGTAGGCATCAAGTACGGACTGGTGGCCAGTATATTGGATCAATTAAAGAAGATACATTCGTGGTTCCGTCGTCAAAGGCATTTCTTATTCTTTTCGAGTTCGATATTGTTGGCCTACGATgcggaaaacttgaaaatcttcCTCGACGAAGGTGTTACGTGGGGCGACGGCGAATCTGTCGTGAATACCGAACACGATCCCAAAATATCCGTTTGTATGATCGATTTCGCGCACGTTTTACCAAATCTGCAACACGAGGCGGATGTTAATTATTTAACcagtttagaaaatttgataCACGTTTTCGAAGATCTTTCTAGCTTATACGCGTTGCACAGCTAA